The DNA region atcgagtctctcaatacttctaattttttttccttctggtatttttccatctaaccaatgaaccaactccctcttcagttgatcaaAACTACTGAcgttccagaagagcatcaacatcagaggtttgtctctcgaataaaccacttttccatagcggcgacgaacaccaaacatgtttgcaatatgatGAAATGAGATATGGAAAAATGATTCACATAACACCTCTATTTATGACACAAAAAATTGCACATTACACTGAGGCGCCAGACCAATTGACGTCTCCTCTACAAAAtaacacatgggcgccaattgaattggcaaCAACATGTGATGTAACTAATCCAATTGACACCTCCTCTCTAACTTTAGGAGCTGATGTCAATTGGTCTGACGTCTCCTCTAAAAAGTAGAGTAGATTGATTTTTCATTACCCtcaagatttttttttaaaaattagGAGCATTTGGGTAAAAATTAGTATAATTGGGCATGCTAAACAACTAGGCGGATGAAGTCTAATTGAACAAGTGGACAACGAGTGTTTGAAAGTTTTACCTCATACCCCTACATTTATCCCTACACCCTTGCATTTCATAAAAATACCAATTTTATctttatatattttaaattagtttattattttatttttttaaaaaaatttgtataccggaagactttacaaaagagttccggtagtcatttttcaagcattttttcaataatttttttttatcagaagactttgcaaaagagttccggtagtcaatttttgtgtattggaagactttgcaaaagagttccggtagtcattttcaaacattttttaaaatatttttttgtgtaccggaagactttgcaaaagagttctggaagtcaatttttgtgtaccggaaaACTATgtaaaagagttccggtagtcatttttcaagcattttttaaatattttttgtgtgtaccggaagactttggAAAAGAGTCCCGatagtcaatttttgtgtaccggaagactttgcaaaagagttccggtactcatttttcaagcatttttttaattttttttatataccggaagactttacaaaataattccggtagtcaatttttgtataccggaactcttttgcaaagtcttccggtacacacaAAAAAGTTAAAAAATACTACCGGAACTCTTTTTGCAAACTCTTCCGGTACgcaaaataaaatttaaaaaatatttaaaaataaaataataaattagtTAAAAATATATAAGGGTAAAATTGATACTTTTTATGAAATATAGGGGTACATGGATAAATATAGGGGTATAAAGTAAAGTTTTAGGAGTGTTTTTGGCTTTCCATAGACTATCCCTCTAAAGGCccaataaaattatattattataaCACCTTATTTTGTTGAAAATATTTCAACTTTTTACAAACAAAAAAAAGTTGCGAAAGAGTAACATGTTTTAACTTTTAAACATTATCACAAAAAAGACCATAGTGACATGAAATTAAAAAAAGGAATATAATATTTTTACATTTATACTTTTTCGTTTACTAAATTGCTAAATCATTTTATTTTACTCtattttttttatcatattttttctttttgaaattttCGTTTGATTTTAGGATGAACCGATTCTGGCTACGGCGTCGTCTACCGGTAATCGCAGCACCTCCGTCCACCGTCAAAGCAGCTCCTCCTGTTGATTCATTCAGCATTTCTGTTCAGTCAACAGTCCTGCCAAGATCTCTAAAATTTTCTATGGTGTTACTGTCTTGCACACTATCAATTTTATGAATATTTTCAATTTCATACTTTGCTATGAATCTGTGTTGCAATATACTCATTTTGATTTGTGAAATTCCAGTTGGTTTGTTATAATTCGATACAATTTTTAGATGTGGGAGAATTGGAAGCATTGTATTCTTGAAGATTTAGGGTCTGTATCCGCTTATAGCACAAGTAGTTATCAAAATAAGCACTTATGAATAAGCTTGCATAAGCTAATTTTATAACGAAAGATAAAATTAAGCTCTTGTATTACCAAACAACAGTTTTGTTTGGCTTTGCAAAATACACAAGAATCTTTCAATAAAGCTCATGTATCATTCTAGAGATGGTACATTTAATCACTTTTTTCTTCTTCATTATGCTCAACAGAATCATTGTTAACATCAATGCTATTCCGCAGACTGAAAATGAGACCAATATTCCTTAACAAGCTTTCTGAACAACGATTCTTCTCTCATCATCAAGCTCATTGGCTCGTCATACTCCACCAACTTTCCTGGAAATACAGTCAAATTGGCTTTTCATTCTTCCAAGAAATCAAGTAAGTGATAGCATATCCTTAACCTTTTCTTTTTTCATGATTTCAAGTGTGTGAAAGTCAAGTACCCTAGATTTTACATGTTATGATTTATGTGCTATATGCTTTTTCAACATGTTAAACCAACTACCTCATTATTTATCACCCCATAATTCGTGTGTGTCTCTAAGAATATTTATCATCAACATAAAAAAATGTCTATGGATTACAGAGTCATGTATTAGTCTGAAAAATGTGTAAAATGAGATAGAGAGAAAAAAAAACCGAAGAGAAAAAACTTACCATCACTGATTGAAAGAACCATAGTGCAATCCATCACGGTTGGTATTCTGTGTGCTACTGTGATCACTGTACAATCTGCAAATTCCGTTCTAATGGTTTTCTGTAGAATCGTATCAGTTGAATTATCAATCGATGCAGTTGCTTCATCCAGTACCAGTATCCTACTTCTCCTTAAAAGAGCACGCCCTAAACAAAATAGCTGTCTTTGTCCCATACTCCAGTTTGATCCATCTTCAACAACTGCACAACAAGTTTTCACGAGTCATTACTAACGTATAGCTATAACAAATTAACAATCAAATTTAAAAGTGTACCCGAGGAGTTTAAGCCCTCTTCTTTCTTTTGGACAACTTCTCTTAGTTGACACTTCCCAAGAACCTTCATATTTACCAATAATTAGTTTACATTTTCTATGCATTAAACAAAAATAAGAATGTTAAATATTTTACCTCCCATATCTCTTGATCAGTGTGTTGGGATAAAGGGTCCAAATTAAATCTTACTGTCCCATTAAAAAGAGTAGGATCTTGAGGTATAATCCCAAAACGTGACCTCAAATCATGAAGGCCAATAGACGAGATGTCTATGCCGTCAACTACAACTTTTCCTCCTTCTGGTTCCACGAGGCGAAATAAAGTACCAATAAGAGTGGACTTCCCGCTGCCTGTTCTACCGACAATACCAATCTTGTGACCTGCTTCAAACGTGCATGTGATCCCATGAAGTACAAGTGGTCCACCTGGTCTATATCGTATCTAAGATTGTATAAATAAAAAAGTTACCTACTAGTACTATACTTCATCTCCCATTTTACCTTAACATTATGATTCACATTTTAAAATAAGTAAAAATTACCTTCAAGTCATTTATTTCTACTTTGCCTGCAATTGGCCAATTCAAAGGAGGACGGTTGTCTTCTATTATTTCTTCGGCCTCACTTTGTATATGCATATATTGATTTAGCCTCTCTACCGATATTATTTGATCTGCGAGATTGCATTGGATTCTAATGGAAAATACTAAGGAAGCATTTAGTGTAAGGCCATATGACAGAGCCAGACCGATAAATCCTGAAATGAAAGATATTGAAATTTAGTAATTTGCTAAGGGAGATTGATCTTATTGTTTGAAGATAAAGAAAGTGATTTAAATAATCGAATTCTCACCAGAGGTGAAAGTCCCTGGTGGAAGTATAACCATGCAAAGTGCTGCAGAAGAAAGAACAAGCGCACTCATTGTTTCTAATCGTTGGATCAACCATTCATTTGAGGCAAAACAATGAAAAAATGTACTAGCATTAATATCGATTAGATCAAGATTCTTCTTAGAAAAACGATCTTCCTCCTCAAAAGCCCTTATTGTCACAGCTCCGGCAACAGTTTCAGCTACATGATTAGCTAAATAGGATTTTGTTGTGCTACACATCCTCATCATTTCTTTGGCTGAGACTAAGTAGTAACTCTGCTTAAACCACACAAAATATTTTACATCATTTGCTTTAGAGATAGTTTAGATAAGTCAAAGAAGAACATGTTCGTTACCTGTAGACGAATCGTAATGTATACTATTGGTATAACCACAATTAATACTTGCCAAGTGACAACTGCTAAAACTATAAGAACGGAATAAAAGTTTATAGTGGCTCCGACCGAAAAAAGGAGGCTAAATGGCATGTCAAGATCCATAATGCTCAGATCAGATGAAACCTAAACAAAGAAAAAGTGGTTAAAATCTAATTATTGTTTTTTCTATTGCATTTCATAGCAGGGGAAATGATTGTTTCACAAGCTTACCCTACTTAGTATCCTTCCCAATGGTGTAGAGTCATAAAAAGACATCGGTGCTCGAAAGAGGGAGTTCATCAACTGTAAAAATATATATTTTGAAGAATGAAGACCCAAAGCAACTATACAGGAACTTCTGATCAACATGAAAAGTATTGAAGATGCTCCAATCCAGAAATAAACTAAAATCAACTGCAACGTGCTGACACGAGGATTATCAACATTAGCAGCCATCCACGAGTTTTGCAGTATCTGAGAAACCAAAAAAATAAGGTGACAGAACGAAGCCCCGAAGAAGAAAATGTAGCCTTTCATCTTATTCAGATATTGTAAGTAAGGCTTCAACCCTGTGTCTCCTTCCTCTCTTTCTTCTTGCTTAATTAATTGATTTCCATTTGATTCTTTACACTCCTTTTCCACTAAAGCTTGAGTAATCTCTCTTGAAGCTTGAGAAAAAGTAACATTCGCAAGCTGGTTTGAACTAGCAGTAACCTTGTGAGCATTGACAAGGTCCTGGAATTCTTGGCTTGTTGTCAATAGCTCTTGATATGAACCAGCTTGTAGAATTACCCCATCTGACATCAACTGTAAATAGAagagatgaaaaatggagatTATAAAATACTACAAGATCAACGAAGACGTCATCATTGCTTTGAGGTGAGTGAATTTACCAAAACAGAATCAAATGCTGGTAGAAATTCGACTTGATGAGTCACGAGTAAGACAGTTTTCCCTTTGAGTCCTTCTATGATGTATTCCTGTCAAATTTCAAATACATCTTTAGTAAATAATGACAGTAGACGTATACAAGTAGTATGTGAAGAAAATATGTTGTTACATTAAACAAACTTTTTGTAGTATGTGCATCAACAGCACTAAATGGATCGTCCAGGAGATATATGTCAGCATTCTCATATAGAGCCCGGGCGAGTTGAATTCGCTGCTTTTGACCTCCACTTAAATTAACTCCTCTCTCGCCTATTTCGGTGAGGTCACCATAAGGAAGCAACTCAAGGTCCTTTATCAGTGAAGACCTTTGAAGTGTTTCTTGATATATTTGATCGTCAAACTCGGATCCAAATAAAATATTTTCCCGTATTGTTCCTGTTTGTATCCATGCTGTTTGAGAAACATACGCAAACTTCCCATAAACATCAATCTGCAATTCAGAAACCCATAAAAAAAAATTCACCACAGAAAACTGAGTGTATTCATGAACAGAAAGGAATCAAAAGCTTACCGTTCCCTTTGTATTAGGAACTTCTCCTAGAATTGTTGCTAAGAGCGTTGATTTTCCCGAACCAACTTCTCCACAAATAGCCACCTTTTGTCCATGGCTAATGTCTAAATTTATGTTTCTTAGTGTTGACTTCGATACATTATCTTCCCATGAAAAGTCGGCATATTTTATTAAAACCGATCCTTTTAGGTTGTCATTAAAGCACATGCTAATGAAATTTGAACTATGCAGTTCTGGTGCCTCGAGGAAATTACCGATCCGAGCAAATGCAACTTTTGCTTGAATGGATACTGCAATAACATCTGGGATGCTTGTAATCAGCTCTTGTACGAGGCGTAAAGTTGCGACAAAAGTGAAAACATTACTTGCATGCAAAGGAATTTTCAGCAAGTAGCATGCTAGAAAAGAAGCAGCTGATACAAGCATTGGTGAGGTCCAAAAGAGAAAGACAACACATGTCTTTCTTAGTAGAACCGCAAATAGCAATTTCAGTTCCGCATTTCTTAACTTTTCTATCGCGTTTTTAAAATGAGTTTCCCATGCATATAGCTTTAGCACTTTCATATTCACTAGAGCTTCAGAACTAGCTTTCAATCTTTCATCTTGTGCCACCATAAGTTTGCTATGAAACTTGTGTTGTAACTTTGCTAGTGGAGCGTTGCAAAAGACGGTGAGAACTATGACCGGTAGCGATGCTAATGTTGCTAGTCCAATTGCACGGAAAAGAATTACCGATGCAATGGACAATTGGAGAATCGTTGTCCAAGTCCTATGAAACCAAAATGGAAATTCTCCGATTCTATAAGCATCCACAGTCATATAATTCATTATCTCACCATTAGAGTGAATCAATCTAGCAGAATTGGATAACCTTAATACTTTTTTATAAATTTTTGCAGTAAGTAGTGATCTAACTTTCATCCCAATAATTCTATCCCGGAAATACCATTGTCTTTGTGATATGGATTCTATGATCTTTATGAACAAGAGTGATATGGCCAAGATATAACCTTCATATTTGAAACTTCCATTACCCTCAGAAACCAATATAAATTCATTTAGAAGTAGAGGGCCACAAGATATAGAAAGTACTTTGAGCAAAGCAAAGAATCCTGTTATCAAAATCTCCCTTTGGTGGCATGAAACTATTGTCCAAAAAACTGTCGAATGTGACGACAGTTCATTTTGTCTTTGTCTGTTTAATTGTTCTTCAAACGACAAATAACAACTTTCTGCTTTTTCAGACTCTCGTAACTTTGGAATATCCTCGTCTTGAAGTGTTTTTTCTTGACCCTTTTTCATCAGCGGATTCAACCACCAAAATGATATCTTACTACAGAATCCAGCTTTAGCAAATGGGGTTAACTGGCCATTGAAAGGGTCATCAAGGCTTTCAACTGTGTCTCTCTGAGCACCTTCACTACTGTAAGTGCATAACAACGGCAAAGCCGCTCCCATAAAAGATATGACATCTAAACTTGCCTTGAGGGATAGTTCTCTGACGCCGATCGCATAAGATATCGATAAACCACATAATATACCAGAAACTAGAAATACGAGAATCGAAAAGAACCACATCCATGCTCTCGAGAGTTGTTTTATCCGAAGACTTATAGTAAAAGTTACAAATAACCATGTGAGTCCATGAAAGAGTTCTAGAAACCACCAGATAAGAGGAAAGGCATTGTGAGTTTTTGTGACTAAAACCCAAATTCCTAAGCATAAATGCAACAAACCAAGAGAGGCATTGGTTATAGCAGAAACTAGCTGCAAGTTTGAATATCTTACTAGACTCCAAAAGGGTCTTGAGGAAAACTTCAGGAACATGATGATTGTTAACATCATCAACATgaataaatcaaataaaatgaGCAACAAGTGGTTAATGCAGGAAGAAGGATTTTTCAAAAGCTTGAAATCATAACTTATAGGTTTGCCTCCACAAATCATGTTCCAATAATCTTCCATCTTTTTAGTTTCTCTTTATTGATCAAACTCTGTAATAAAAAGACAAAATTTTATCTGTAAGCACTTTTTTACTTCATGATTTATATTTGTCAAAAGAATAATTGATTCTTAAACTCCTTAAATTTAATTACAAATTTTTTGAATCATTTATTTGACAGCCTATAACGGTtacaaacatatttttttggcCAATCAGCATGAATAAATGATAGTAGAAATTATGAAAATAGCATATTTAAAAGAtaataaaaacaaagaaaaactTAATTACCTAGTGAGTATTggatttaatttttattttgttgcTTGGAC from Lathyrus oleraceus cultivar Zhongwan6 chromosome 1, CAAS_Psat_ZW6_1.0, whole genome shotgun sequence includes:
- the LOC127126931 gene encoding ABC transporter C family member 10, yielding MEDYWNMICGGKPISYDFKLLKNPSSCINHLLLILFDLFMLMMLTIIMFLKFSSRPFWSLVRYSNLQLVSAITNASLGLLHLCLGIWVLVTKTHNAFPLIWWFLELFHGLTWLFVTFTISLRIKQLSRAWMWFFSILVFLVSGILCGLSISYAIGVRELSLKASLDVISFMGAALPLLCTYSSEGAQRDTVESLDDPFNGQLTPFAKAGFCSKISFWWLNPLMKKGQEKTLQDEDIPKLRESEKAESCYLSFEEQLNRQRQNELSSHSTVFWTIVSCHQREILITGFFALLKVLSISCGPLLLNEFILVSEGNGSFKYEGYILAISLLFIKIIESISQRQWYFRDRIIGMKVRSLLTAKIYKKVLRLSNSARLIHSNGEIMNYMTVDAYRIGEFPFWFHRTWTTILQLSIASVILFRAIGLATLASLPVIVLTVFCNAPLAKLQHKFHSKLMVAQDERLKASSEALVNMKVLKLYAWETHFKNAIEKLRNAELKLLFAVLLRKTCVVFLFWTSPMLVSAASFLACYLLKIPLHASNVFTFVATLRLVQELITSIPDVIAVSIQAKVAFARIGNFLEAPELHSSNFISMCFNDNLKGSVLIKYADFSWEDNVSKSTLRNINLDISHGQKVAICGEVGSGKSTLLATILGEVPNTKGTIDVYGKFAYVSQTAWIQTGTIRENILFGSEFDDQIYQETLQRSSLIKDLELLPYGDLTEIGERGVNLSGGQKQRIQLARALYENADIYLLDDPFSAVDAHTTKSLFNEYIIEGLKGKTVLLVTHQVEFLPAFDSVLLMSDGVILQAGSYQELLTTSQEFQDLVNAHKVTASSNQLANVTFSQASREITQALVEKECKESNGNQLIKQEEREEGDTGLKPYLQYLNKMKGYIFFFGASFCHLIFLVSQILQNSWMAANVDNPRVSTLQLILVYFWIGASSILFMLIRSSCIVALGLHSSKYIFLQLMNSLFRAPMSFYDSTPLGRILSRVSSDLSIMDLDMPFSLLFSVGATINFYSVLIVLAVVTWQVLIVVIPIVYITIRLQSYYLVSAKEMMRMCSTTKSYLANHVAETVAGAVTIRAFEEEDRFSKKNLDLIDINASTFFHCFASNEWLIQRLETMSALVLSSAALCMVILPPGTFTSGFIGLALSYGLTLNASLVFSIRIQCNLADQIISVERLNQYMHIQSEAEEIIEDNRPPLNWPIAGKVEINDLKIRYRPGGPLVLHGITCTFEAGHKIGIVGRTGSGKSTLIGTLFRLVEPEGGKVVVDGIDISSIGLHDLRSRFGIIPQDPTLFNGTVRFNLDPLSQHTDQEIWEVLGKCQLREVVQKKEEGLNSSVVEDGSNWSMGQRQLFCLGRALLRRSRILVLDEATASIDNSTDTILQKTIRTEFADCTVITVAHRIPTVMDCTMVLSISDGKLVEYDEPMSLMMREESLFRKLVKEYWSHFQSAE